CGAAAAACCCCGGCGCAGGAGTTCGGTCATTCGGGAAACCGCCATCCGGGCCGCGACGGCCGCTTTCACGCCCGAGCCGAGACCGTCGGAAAGCAGGATCGTCGTGGCTTCCGGCGTCCGCTCGACGCTCCAGACGTCGCCGCAGGCCGCGGCGCGCTTTTTGGCGGAGCTTGCCGCGTCTACTTCGACGTGAAGATATCCCATGGTGCGAACCGGTTCCGTTCCGCCCCTTTCTCGTCTGGTTCCTTCATGCCGGGAGCATCACTCACGAGCCGGAGGAGATTCTCGACCAGCTCTTCGCCCCGGGCGCTGCTTTCGCCGAGCAGTTTCGCCATCTGCTGGGCCATGTCGACCTGATGGGTCAGGAGTTCGCGGGCCTGCGAGATCGTCTGAAGCCGCAGGTCGTCGAGTTGCTCGCGACTCTTCTGGGCCATGGTGACGTTCACGAAGATGCCGACGATCTGTCTCTCGTCGCGCAGCGGATACACGATCTGGTGGGCGACGAGATTGTAGCGTTCGTGCCGAACCGTCGTTTCGATGAGGTGTTCGGCGCCGGTCAGGACCTTTTCGAACGGCTCGGGATCCATCAGGACCGAGATATGCTTGCCCAGCACCCCTTCGGAACAGTAGAAAAAGCGTCGGAATGCCGGGTTCATGCTGATGACGCGGAGCTGCTCGTCGCACATGACGATCCCGTTCGGACTCGTTTCGATGATGCGGTCCGTGCGCTGTTCCGCGAGCCGGCGCATCCAGGGAATGCACATCTCGGCTTCGGCCATGCCCTGGATGACGGCGATCGCCTTGTCGCGGCACGAGGGATACCCGCAGGCGCCGCAGTTGAGCTGGTCTTCGGGCGCCGCCTTGCCGGTCGTCTCGAGCACCTTCCGGATTTTCTCCTCGGTGATTTCAATATCGATATCTTTATATTCTGGTCCATACTGCGCCGACGTGTCGGAATCAGCTTCCCGACTGCCCGGAACCGTTCCCGGGGCCGCCGCGGCGTAGCTCAGGACGCCGTCGCGCCGCGTGAGAAGGGGGCGGTCCCCCGGCATCGCTGGGCCGTTGACGCAGCCCTGGTTGCAGAACAGCGGCTCGACGATCCTCGGCCCTTTCGTCTTCGTGATGCCGTCGAGCAGACGTTTCACGTCGTCGATGCCGCTGACGGCGACGATGTCGGAAACGAGCGCGTCGGCGCCCAGCGCCGCCGTCCTGGTCAGGCCGCCCGGGAGTGGGAAGAGCCGGGCGTCGCCCGCCGGTTCGTCGTCGAACCGGCTCTCTTCGAGCCGGTCGAGCCTGATGTTCTCCCGCTCGAACCACTGCCGGAGCTCCTCGAACGTGAGCACGCAGTCGACGATGCCGGCGAGGTCGGGACGGTCGGCCTCGGCCTTCTTGGCGACGCACGGGCCGATGAAAACGACGTGATCGGCGCCGCCCGGCTGGTTTTTGAGCATGCGGGCATGAGCGATCATCGGCGAACTGACGGGCGTCAACGCGTCGACGAGTTCGGTTCTATATTTTATTATATAATGTACGAACGCCGGACAGGCGGTGCAGAGATGCGGGCGATTCGGCTCCCGGGCCGCGGCGGCAGCCGTCGCCTGGGCGGTGGGGTAGGCGCCGACCGATGTCTCGGCGACCCGGGCGAAACCGAGCGCCCGCAGGGCCGACGGGATGCGGCGTTGTTCCCACGGCGAATACAGCGCGACGAACGAGGGGGCGAGACTGACGGCGACGTTCTTCGATTCCCGGACGAGCCGGATCGCCCGCTCGAGATCGGAACGGTAGGTCTTCGCGTGCTGCGGGCACTCCCGGATACAGGTGCCGCAGGCGATGCACCGGTCGGCCACGACCGAGGCCTGCCCGTTCTCCATACGGATCGCCTTGACGGGGCAGACGCGCAGGCACCGGTAACAGTCCCGGCACCGCGCCTTGTTCGTGAACACCACCTGGCCCGGAGTAGCCGCTCGATCCCGTTCCATATCGTTCATTCCCCCATCATATCAATATCCGCCACATCAGGAGAACAGCCTTCACTGCCGGAACGCGGGCGGATCACGATCCGCTGCCCTCCTGACGTGGGGGCGGGTTTGAAACCCGCCCGTGAGGCACACGACCGTGAATCGTTCGATGTTCACGTTGTCCCGTCAGGATGTGATCAGGCCTTCAACGGTCTTGATGGCCGTGGCGAGGGTGCACTTCTCGAACACCTTGTCGCCGATCACGACGGTCGGGCCGCGGTCGCACCGCTCGTGGCAGAACGATGCCTGCACGTCGACGGCGTGCGTGAGGCCGCGCTCCTCGAGGTGCTTGACCAGCCCCTGGAGCAGGGTCTGCGAGCCCTTCACGTAGCAGCTCGTGCCGACGCAGACCGTGATCTTGAGCTTCTCGGCGGCCGTGCCGGTGATCAGGGGAATTCCCGTATCACCCAGTCGGCGTCGCGAATGGTACCCGGTGTGAAGCAGTTCGTGCGCCTTGTGGCCGCCGACCTCGCCGAGATTCCGCTTGTAGAGCTCGCTGATGTAAGGGTTCTCCTGCGACTTGTGGAGCGGCTGGGTCTTGTCGGCGTCGTACAGCCCCTTCGCACGCCGCCGCCTGGCGGCCGTGTCGCGGCTGAGCGGCTGGCCCGCCCCGCCGACGCAGCCGCCCGGGCAGGCCATGACTTCGACCAGGTGGTAGGCGCTCTTTCCCTGCTTCACCTCGTCGGCGACCTTGCGGGCGTTCGCGAGGCTGTGGACGACGCACAGTTTCAGCTTCTTGCCGGCGACGTCGAACTCGATCTCGCGTCGGCCGTCTTCCCCGCGGACCTGCACGAAGTCGGCATTCTCGAGGGTGCGTCCGGTTACCTTCTCGGCGGCATAGCGCAGCACGGCCTCGGTCACGCCGCCGCTGGCGCCGAAAATGACGCCCGCGCCGGTCTTGAAGCCCATCGGCATGTCGAGCGACTCGGGAGACAGACTCCGGAAATCGATGCCGCGTTCCTCGATCATCCGGGCGAACTCCTGCGTCGTGAGCACGACGTCGACGTCGCGAATTCCGTCCTTCGCGAACTCGGGCCGGCGTGCCTCGAACTTCTTCGCGGTGCAGGGCATGATCGAGACGATGACCAGGTTCTTGTTCTCGATGCCCAGCGCCTTCGGAAGCGTATCGCGAGCTATTGAACCGAACATCTGCTGCGGCGATTTGCAGCTCGACAGGTTCGGCAGAAGTTCGGGGTGATATTGTTCCGCATATTTCACCCAGGCCGGGCAGCAGGAGGTGAACTGGGGCAGCCGTTCCCCCTTCGTGAAGCGGGTCAGGAACTCCTCCGCCTCCTCGATGACCGTCAGATCGGCCGAGAACGACGTGTCGAACACCTTTTTGAAACCCATCGCCTTGAGGGCTGCGACGGCCTGCCCGGTGACGACCTCGCCCGCCTCGAGACCGAACATCTCTCCGAGAGCGACGCGAACGGCGGGGGCGATCTCGGCGATGACCGTCTTCGACGGGTCGTCGAGCAGTTTCCAGACATCCTCGACGGACGAGCGCACGGTGAGGGCGCCGGTGGGGCAGACGGCCGCGCACTGGCCGCAGTTCACGCACTCGACCTGGTCGAGGTTCTTGCCGAACGCCGGCAGGACGGCGGCGTCCCGGCCGCGACCCGCGAAGTCGATCGCGCCGATGCCCTGAACCTCGGCGCACATGCGCACGCAGTCGCCGCACAGCACGCACTTGTTCGGGTCGCGCACCAGCGAGGGGCTGGAGACGTCGATCGCGCGCGGCTGGTGAATCGGCTTGAACCGGTTCTTCGTGATGCCGAGCCGTCGCGACAGGTTCTGCAGCGTGCAGGCGGCGCTCTTCGAACAGGTCGGGCACTGGCCGTCGTGGTTGGCGAGCAGCAGCTCGACCACGATCTTGCGCATCTGCCGGATCTCCTCGGTCGTCGTCTTCACCTTCATGCCGGCCTCGGGCTTCGTCGAGCAGGCGGCCATCAGGCCGCGGCCCTCGACGTCGACCATGCACATGCGGCAGGCGCCGTAGATGCTGAGATCCGAGTGGTAGCAAAACGTCGGCAGCTCGATGCCGGCCTTGCGTACCATCTCGAGAATGTTGCGTTCGCCCTCGATCGGAACGGGGCGGTTGTCGATCAGAACGGTGGCAGTCGTGTTGTTCATCGTTGTCACACTCCCATGACGGCGTCGAATTTGCAGGCGGTCGCGCAGGCTCCGCATTTGATGCAGACCGCCGGATCGATGACATGCGGCTTCTTCACCTCGCCCTTGATGGCATGGACGGGGCACTTGCGGGCGCAGGCGGTGCAGCCCCTGCACTTCGCCGCGTCGATCGTGATCGAGCGCAACGCCTTGCACCGGCCGGTCGGGCACCGCTTCTGGAACACGTGGGCGTCGACCTCGTTTCGGAAATACCGCAGGGTGGCGAGCACCGGGTTCGGGGCGGTCTTGCCGAGGCCGCACAGCGAGCCCTTGCCGACCGCGACGGCCAGCGTCTCAAGCGTGTCGATGGTCTCGGCCGTGGCGCGGCCCTCGATGATGTCGTCGAGCAGTGCCAGCATCTGGCGCGTGCCTTCGCGGCACAGCACGCATTTTCCGCAACTTTCGTTCTGCGTGAACTGCATGAAGAACCGGGCCACCGAAACCATGCACGTGTCGCGGTTCATCACGACAAGGCCGCCCGAGCCGACCATCGCTCCGACGCCCTTGAGCGAGTCGAAGTCGAGCGGCAGGTCGAGATGCTCGCTCGTCAGGCAGCCGCCCGACGGACCGCCGATCTGGACGGCCTTGAAGCCGTCGGGCCAGAGAGCGCCGTCGTCGCGGGTCACGCCGCCGCCGATGTTGAACACGATCTCGCGGATCGTCGTGCCGAACGGGACCTCGATCAGGCCCGTGTTCGCGACGTGGCCGGTGAGCGCGAAGTTCTTCGTGCCGGTCGAGTTCTTCGTTCCCATGCCGCGCAGCCATGCCGCGCCGTTCCGGATGATGAGCGGCACGGTGGCCAGGGTCTCGACGTTATTGATGACGGTCGGCTTGCCGTTGAGGCCTTTCTGGGCGGGGAACGGCGGCTTCGGCATCGGCATGCCGCGCTTGCCTTCGATCGAGGCGATGAGCGCCGTTTCCTCGCCGCAGACGAACGCGCCAGCGCCTTCCATCACGTGAAGGCGGAACGAAAGGCCGCTGCCGAAGATGTTGTCCCCAAGCAGGCCGAGCCGCTCGGCCTCTTCGACGGCGAAGCGGATGCGCTTCACGGCGAGCGGATACTCGGCCCGCACGTAGACGTAGCCCTCGTCGGCCTCGATGCCGCGCGCGGCGATCATCATGCCTTCGATGACGCTGTGGGGGTTGCCCTCCATCACGCTGCGGTCCATGAACGCGCCGGGGTCGCCCTCGTCGCCGTTGCAGATGACGTATTTCTTCGGCCCGGGCTGGACGCGCGTCAGTTCCCACTTTTTACCGGTGAGGAAGCCGCCGCCGCCGCGCCCGCGCAGGCCGGAGCCTTCGACTTCCTCGCAGACCGTCTTTGCCGACATCTTTGTAAATACCATTCTGGCGGCCTCATACCCACCGTGCGATATATATTCACGAATATCATCAGGGTCGATATGGCCGCACTCCCTGAGGACGGTCCGTTGCTGCCGCTTGTAGAAGGGGATGTCCGAACCGTGGACGCAGTGGGCGCCGGTGGCCGGGTCGGCATAGACGAGCCGGTCGATGGGCTTTCCCTGCTTGAGCGTCGTTTCGACGATCTCGGCGACATCCTCGACCTTCACGCGCGTATACAGGTAATTCTCGGGCAGGACCGTGACGAGCGGGCCCATCTGGCAGAAGCCGTGACAGCCGCTCTTCGAGACCCAGACGGCCTTGTCGGCTTTCTCCTCGCGGAGTTCGGCGATGACCGGCAGCTGCTCGGCGGCGATCTTCTCGATCAGCGCCTGGTGGACCTTGAGGGCGCCGTTCGCGACGCAGCCTGTGCCGGCGCAGATGATGACCCGGCGCGCCGGCTTTGCGGCGGCGGCGGAAAACGTGGAAGCGATGGAGTTCAGATCGGCTGTGGCAGTCATTTCGCGGCCTCCTTCACGGCGAGCGCGTCGATCAGGGCGACGGCGGACTGGGGCGTCATCTGGCCATGCACGTCGTCGTTGATGACGATGACCGGTGCGAGGCCGCAGGCGCCGAGACACGAGACGGTTTCGACGGTGAACAGCATGTCGGGCGTCGTGCGCCGCTTCTCGTCGAGGCCGAGCCGCTTCCTGATCGCCTCGAGAATCGGGATCGACTGTTTCACATGGCACGCCGTTCCGTCGCAGATCCGGATGACGTATCTGCCCTTGGGTTCGAGCGCGAAGTGCGCGTAGAACGTTGCGACGCCGTAGACGCGGGCGGGCGGCAGGTCGAGCGAGGTGGCGACGAAGGCCATGACCTCCTCGGGCAGGTAGCGATACTCCTCCTGGACGGCCTGCAGAATGGGAATCAGCTTCCCGGGGTCGCGGCCGTGTCGGTCGAGGATCTCGCAGACCTTTTCGAACTTGCGGGTGAGCGTGACCGGTTCCATGTGTTCGGCTCCTTCGATGATCTGATGATGTGAAGAGGGAAAGGTGTGTGTGAATCAGCGGGATGCGCCTTGAGAGCGCTTGCGGCCGAGTTTCGTCGAAAGAACGGCGAGGCCCGAGGCGAGGTTCTCCGTTTGAACGATCACCTCTTCAGGCAGGGAAAGCGAGACGGGTGCGAAATTCCAGATGCCCGTGATGCCGCCTTCGACCATGGCTTCGGCGACCTGCTGGGCTGCGGACGCCGGGACCGTGATGATGCCGAGCCTGATCTTCATGCGCCGTGCGAGGTCCGCGATCTTCTCGCAGGGCAGCACCTTGCAACCGGAAACCGTCGTTCCGATTTTCGCCGGGTCGCTGTCGAAAGCCGCGACGATCCTGAGCCCATACCGGCAGAAACCCTCGTACCCCAGCAACGCCTGGCCGAGATGGCCGGCGCCGGCGAGAAACGCGTCCGTCAGGTTGTTCCAGCCAAGGAACTCCTCGATTGATGTCAGAAGCTGGGCGATGCGATACCCGACCTTAGGCTGGCCCCTGATGCCCGTGACGGCGAGATCCTTGCGAACCTGCGTCGGGTCGAGGCGCAGATCGGCGCCGATGTGCGTGCACGAGACCACATCGCGCCCGCGCTCGGCGAGCGTTTTCAGATAATGGTGATAGAGAGGGAGTCGGCGCAGAGTCGGTTCCGGCGCCATTCTCGGCATCCCCGTCTCTTCTTTGTTTCCGGCTGTCATCGCGATGTCCTCCGGTTGATCGATCGGTTCCCGTCCCTTCAGGCTGGCACCGGACGGCTCCAAACGGATTGTGAAAATTATAACGAGAAAAGTTTCTCGATATGAATATATCGGCAGAGCGGGGGCGCGTCAAGAGAAATCGTGAAAATTTTCTCTATTCAAACTCGAATTAGGGGGACGTGATACCGAATTCGGAGGATATGCTTCCGATTTTCTTGGGTTTATCTCTCAGCATCGGGATTCTTATTGATTCCTGCAGAATGAACGCCACCCGTTCACCCTGAGCCTGTCGAAGGGCGAAATGAGGAATCATCGGAAAGTGGCTGTTCGTGCTTCGACAAGCTCAGCACGAACGGAGACACGAAGCTGGTTTTTGATATGCAGGACTCAATACCTTGTCTGGTGGCCTGGGAATCCCTCAAACGTGATCTGGGCGACGACGGCTCATCTGCTGAAACGCTGTTGGGCACGGTGACGAACGAAAACTGGTTGTGAAAGTTGCGTATCACGTCCCCGGAATTCGGAATTCCGGAAGCGTCAGGGGGAAATGCCGAAGAGAAGGCCCAGCAGGGCGCCGAGAGCGACGACGAACGAGAGGCAGCAGGCGAAGGGGCCGCTTCCCGGGCGTCCTTTCCGCCTCAGGGCCTCGTACAGGTGGCGCCGTTCGGGCGGAACGAGCTCGACGAGCCGGTCGAGAAGGGCGAGGTCGTCGAGGTAAAAGACCGGATCTGCCGCGTCTTCGGGCTGAAAATACAGGATGCCGTTCTCGTGGCCGCCGAGAACGGGGCGGCAGCGGGCGAGGGGATACTCGAAAGAGATATCCCGCTCGAGATCGTCGTAGGTGAGCGTTTCGGCGAAGATGCGCACGAGGCCCGTCGCCTGGCCTCCCGGCACGGAAGGGTGAATCACCCCTCCGAAGCCGGAGAGGCCGTCGCGCGGGAATGCCCGTTCATCCATGGGTTAGCCCGGATACCCGGTCGGAACCCGGCATCGCATCAGCGGAGCCGGCTCATTTTCCCCGGGGTATCATCGACGAAACGAGCCAGCCGAGTGCCGTCAGACGGTTGGGAACGGGGCTGAGGTAGACGCGGCCGGTTCCCGTGAAGGTGTTGACCAGGCCTTCGCCGCTGGTGAGGGAGCCCAGGAGGCTCTTGGTCGCCTTCGCGACCTCGAACTTCAGCGACTCGCTGCGGGCCACGGCGAAGTTCCCGTCGACCACCAGTTTGTCGTTCGTCAGTTCGACGAGTTCAACCGGCCCGGGGGAACAGAACACGACCTTGCCCGGCCCCTTGACGAGGGTCTGGAACCAGCCTTCGCCCGAGAAAAACGCCGAAAAAGCCGCGTTCCTGTAGGCGCTGACCTCGACCGTGATATCCGAGGCGTAGTAGGCGCCCTGGTCGAGAATGAAGCTTTCGCCGGGCTTGAGCTCGATCAGGTGAAAATTCTTGAAACTGTGCTCGAGAACCAGTTTGCCGGTTCCCTTGTAGGTCGGCTTGAACGCCGTTTCCCCGGACATCATCGACTTGAAGAAGCCGCCAACGCTGGGCGCCTGAGACTCCATCTCGAGCTCGCCCTGCATATACCGCATCGCCCCGGACTCGGTCCGGACCGACTCGTTCTTCAGGATGATCTCCACGTAATTCACTTCGTCTTTCGAGCACAGCTTGAACTCTGCCATCTCTTGCATCCTCCCTTGGTGAAATCGGATGCTCTCATGATACCGTACCGGGGTTGAAGTGTGAAAATCCGAACGACCGAAGGCGGGGACGACCGGAAGGTGCTATCCTCGGGGATGGGATATTGAACGAAGGAGAGCGGACATGAACGAACATGACGATCATCATCACCACGAATCGCATCCGGACGTCGACCGGAGACTCGCTCGTATAGCTGGCCATATAGAAGGAATCCGTCGGATGATCGGCGAAGAGAAGCCCTGCACGCAGATTCTGCAGCAGATGAAGGCCGTGATCTCGGCGCTCGAAAGCGCCCGCCGCATCGTCCTGACCGACCACGTCCGGCACTGCCTGGCCCACGCCATCCAAAAGAAAAGTTCGAAGGCGGCCGTCGACGAGGTGGAACAGATTCTCTCTCAACTCCTGTGACGTAGGAGTCATCCATGCACCGCCGAACCTTTTTGCGAGCATGCGCAGGCGTCTGCCTTATGTCGGGCGTCCCTTCCGGGTTGCTGAATATCAAAGCGTGCGCCCAGGTGCCGCCGCAGGCCCGGGAGGCGGAGTATTACGAGGTGCTTCCGGACGGCCGGATTCACTGCCTGCTTTGCCCGAACGGATGTGTCCGAAACGAGGGCGAGCGCAGCCAGTGCCGCGTCCGGGAACCCCGTGGCGGGAAATATTATTCGCTTGTCTATGCCTCTCCCTGCGTGCTGGCCATGGATCCTATAGAAAAATGTCCGCTATACCATTTCCCGCTCCCGGGAAACGCGTTCTCGATCGCCAC
The nucleotide sequence above comes from Candidatus Ozemobacteraceae bacterium. Encoded proteins:
- a CDS encoding [Fe-Fe] hydrogenase large subunit C-terminal domain-containing protein, which encodes MERDRAATPGQVVFTNKARCRDCYRCLRVCPVKAIRMENGQASVVADRCIACGTCIRECPQHAKTYRSDLERAIRLVRESKNVAVSLAPSFVALYSPWEQRRIPSALRALGFARVAETSVGAYPTAQATAAAAAREPNRPHLCTACPAFVHYIIKYRTELVDALTPVSSPMIAHARMLKNQPGGADHVVFIGPCVAKKAEADRPDLAGIVDCVLTFEELRQWFERENIRLDRLEESRFDDEPAGDARLFPLPGGLTRTAALGADALVSDIVAVSGIDDVKRLLDGITKTKGPRIVEPLFCNQGCVNGPAMPGDRPLLTRRDGVLSYAAAAPGTVPGSREADSDTSAQYGPEYKDIDIEITEEKIRKVLETTGKAAPEDQLNCGACGYPSCRDKAIAVIQGMAEAEMCIPWMRRLAEQRTDRIIETSPNGIVMCDEQLRVISMNPAFRRFFYCSEGVLGKHISVLMDPEPFEKVLTGAEHLIETTVRHERYNLVAHQIVYPLRDERQIVGIFVNVTMAQKSREQLDDLRLQTISQARELLTHQVDMAQQMAKLLGESSARGEELVENLLRLVSDAPGMKEPDEKGAERNRFAPWDIFTSK
- a CDS encoding NADH-ubiquinone oxidoreductase-F iron-sulfur binding region domain-containing protein, with the translated sequence MTATADLNSIASTFSAAAAKPARRVIICAGTGCVANGALKVHQALIEKIAAEQLPVIAELREEKADKAVWVSKSGCHGFCQMGPLVTVLPENYLYTRVKVEDVAEIVETTLKQGKPIDRLVYADPATGAHCVHGSDIPFYKRQQRTVLRECGHIDPDDIREYISHGGYEAARMVFTKMSAKTVCEEVEGSGLRGRGGGGFLTGKKWELTRVQPGPKKYVICNGDEGDPGAFMDRSVMEGNPHSVIEGMMIAARGIEADEGYVYVRAEYPLAVKRIRFAVEEAERLGLLGDNIFGSGLSFRLHVMEGAGAFVCGEETALIASIEGKRGMPMPKPPFPAQKGLNGKPTVINNVETLATVPLIIRNGAAWLRGMGTKNSTGTKNFALTGHVANTGLIEVPFGTTIREIVFNIGGGVTRDDGALWPDGFKAVQIGGPSGGCLTSEHLDLPLDFDSLKGVGAMVGSGGLVVMNRDTCMVSVARFFMQFTQNESCGKCVLCREGTRQMLALLDDIIEGRATAETIDTLETLAVAVGKGSLCGLGKTAPNPVLATLRYFRNEVDAHVFQKRCPTGRCKALRSITIDAAKCRGCTACARKCPVHAIKGEVKKPHVIDPAVCIKCGACATACKFDAVMGV
- a CDS encoding metal-sensitive transcriptional regulator produces the protein MNEHDDHHHHESHPDVDRRLARIAGHIEGIRRMIGEEKPCTQILQQMKAVISALESARRIVLTDHVRHCLAHAIQKKSSKAAVDEVEQILSQLL
- a CDS encoding NAD(P)H-dependent oxidoreductase subunit E, which produces MEPVTLTRKFEKVCEILDRHGRDPGKLIPILQAVQEEYRYLPEEVMAFVATSLDLPPARVYGVATFYAHFALEPKGRYVIRICDGTACHVKQSIPILEAIRKRLGLDEKRRTTPDMLFTVETVSCLGACGLAPVIVINDDVHGQMTPQSAVALIDALAVKEAAK
- a CDS encoding AIM24 family protein → MAEFKLCSKDEVNYVEIILKNESVRTESGAMRYMQGELEMESQAPSVGGFFKSMMSGETAFKPTYKGTGKLVLEHSFKNFHLIELKPGESFILDQGAYYASDITVEVSAYRNAAFSAFFSGEGWFQTLVKGPGKVVFCSPGPVELVELTNDKLVVDGNFAVARSESLKFEVAKATKSLLGSLTSGEGLVNTFTGTGRVYLSPVPNRLTALGWLVSSMIPRGK
- a CDS encoding redox-sensing transcriptional repressor Rex, giving the protein MTAGNKEETGMPRMAPEPTLRRLPLYHHYLKTLAERGRDVVSCTHIGADLRLDPTQVRKDLAVTGIRGQPKVGYRIAQLLTSIEEFLGWNNLTDAFLAGAGHLGQALLGYEGFCRYGLRIVAAFDSDPAKIGTTVSGCKVLPCEKIADLARRMKIRLGIITVPASAAQQVAEAMVEGGITGIWNFAPVSLSLPEEVIVQTENLASGLAVLSTKLGRKRSQGASR
- a CDS encoding NADH-dependent [FeFe] hydrogenase, group A6, whose translation is MNNTTATVLIDNRPVPIEGERNILEMVRKAGIELPTFCYHSDLSIYGACRMCMVDVEGRGLMAACSTKPEAGMKVKTTTEEIRQMRKIVVELLLANHDGQCPTCSKSAACTLQNLSRRLGITKNRFKPIHQPRAIDVSSPSLVRDPNKCVLCGDCVRMCAEVQGIGAIDFAGRGRDAAVLPAFGKNLDQVECVNCGQCAAVCPTGALTVRSSVEDVWKLLDDPSKTVIAEIAPAVRVALGEMFGLEAGEVVTGQAVAALKAMGFKKVFDTSFSADLTVIEEAEEFLTRFTKGERLPQFTSCCPAWVKYAEQYHPELLPNLSSCKSPQQMFGSIARDTLPKALGIENKNLVIVSIMPCTAKKFEARRPEFAKDGIRDVDVVLTTQEFARMIEERGIDFRSLSPESLDMPMGFKTGAGVIFGASGGVTEAVLRYAAEKVTGRTLENADFVQVRGEDGRREIEFDVAGKKLKLCVVHSLANARKVADEVKQGKSAYHLVEVMACPGGCVGGAGQPLSRDTAARRRRAKGLYDADKTQPLHKSQENPYISELYKRNLGEVGGHKAHELLHTGYHSRRRLGDTGIPLITGTAAEKLKITVCVGTSCYVKGSQTLLQGLVKHLEERGLTHAVDVQASFCHERCDRGPTVVIGDKVFEKCTLATAIKTVEGLITS